One Danio aesculapii chromosome 22, fDanAes4.1, whole genome shotgun sequence genomic window carries:
- the slc26a11 gene encoding sodium-independent sulfate anion transporter, translated as MEPHTCWFPALRSCFPIITWLTQYNLTWLKMDVIAGLTVGLTAVPQALAYAEVAGLPVQYGLYSAFMGGFIYCIFGTSKDITLGPTAIMSLLCSSYITGDPVFAVVLTLLCGVIQTGMALLRLGFLLDFISYPVIKGFTCAAAVTIGFGQVKNILGLKEIPQQFFLQVYYTFHKIPEARVGDVILGLSCLFFLLLLTFMKNSLSSAEDEASFLVRSARQLLWSLATIRNALVVIAAAGVAYSAEVTGNHFFSLTGKTAKGLPPFRAPPLSETIANGTVITFSDIAKDLGGGLAVIPLMGVLESIAIAKAFGSKNNYRIDANQELFAIGLTNIMGSFVSAYPVTGSFGRTAVNSQTGVCSPAGGIVTSVIVLLSLAFLMPLFFYIPKASLAAVIICAVSPMVDFRVPLHIWRVKRLDLLPFLVTFLLSFWEVQYGIVGGVLVSGFMLLYITARPKVKVSDHGVIVLEFESGLNFPSTEHLSRLVYKHALHASPPRSLVLDCSQISSIDFTVIHELTDLLKQFQIRGASLIFTGLKPSVLQVLLMADLPAFRHTDTVDEALQQLTANIHYNQHL; from the exons ATGGAGCCTCATACCTGCTGGTTTCCCGCCCTGCGCTCCTGCTTTCCAATAATCACCTGGTTGACTCAGTATAACCTGACATGGCTGAAGATGGACGTGATCGCTGGTCTGACCGTGGGTTTAACGGCGGTTCCTCAAGCTCTGGCTTATGCAGAGGTGGCTGGTTTACCTGTGCAG TACGGTCTGTATTCTGCGTTTATGGGTGGTTTCATCTACTGTATATTCGGCACGTCTAAAGACATCACTCTGGGCCCGACGGCCATCATGTCTCTGCTGTGTTCATCCTATATCACTGGAGATCCTGTGTTTGCCGTGGTTCTTACGCTGCTGTGTGGCGTCATACAGACGGGAATGGCTTTACTGAGGCTGG GGTTCCTCCTGGACTTCATCTCATATCCCGTGATTAAAGGCTTCACCTGTGCGGCTGCGGTCACCATCGGCTTCGGTCAGGTCAAG AACATTCTGGGTCTGAAAGAGATTCCCCAGCAGTTCTTCTTACAGGTTTACTACACCTTTCACAAGATCCCTGAGGCCCG AGTAGGAGATGTGATTCTGGGCCTGTCTTGTTTGTTCTTCCTGCTTCTATTGACGTTTATGAAGAATTCTCTGAGTTCGGCTGAAGACGAGGCTTCGTTTCTCGTGCGATCTGCTCGACAGCTGCTGTGGAGTTTAGCTACAA TTCGTAATGCACTGGTGGTCATAGCAGCGGCAGGTGTTGCCTATTCAGCTGAAGTCACAGGAAACCATTTCTTTAGTCTCACGGGGAAAACAGCCAAAGGACTGCCTCCTTTCAGAGCTCCGCCTCTTTCAGAGACAATAGCCAATGGCACAGTTATTACATTCAGTGACATAGCGAAG GATTTAGGTGGTGGTCTTGCTGTTATTCCTTTAATGGGTGTTTTAGAGAGCATCGCTATTGCGAAGGCATTTG GCAGCAAGAATAATTACAGAATCGATGCCAACCAAGAGCTCTTCGCCATTG GTCTGACAAACATCATGGGCTCATTCGTCTCAGCGTATCCTGTTACAGGAAGCTTTGGAAG AACGGCTGTTAACTCTCAGACCGGAGTGTGTTCTCCTGCTGGAGGGATCGTCACAA GTGTTATAGTGCTGCTGTCACTGGCCTTCCTCATGCCGCTGTTCTTCTACATCCCCAAAGCGTCTCTCGCTGCCGTCATCATCTGTGCTGTGAGTCCAATGGTGGATTTCAGAGTGCCGCTGCACATCTGGAGAGTCAAGA GGCTTGATCTGCTGCCGTTCTTGGTGACGTTTCTGCTTAGTTTCTGGGAGGTGCAGTACGGCATTGTGGGAGGAGTGCTAGTTTCAGGTTTCATGCTGTTGTATATCACGGCCAGACCGAAAGTGAAG gTGTCTGATCATGGAGTTATAGTTCTGGAGTTTGAGAGTGGACTAAACTTTCCCTCAACGGAGCATCTCAGCAGACTAGTGTACAAACACGCTCTTCatg CGTCTCCTCCTCGCTCTCTGGTTCTGGACTGTTCTCAGATCAGCTCCATTGACTTTACTGTGATCCACGAACTCACTGACCTGCTCAAACAGTTCCAGATAAGAGGAGCGTCACTGATCTTTACTGGACTCAAG CCATCAGTATTACAGGTGTTGCTGATGGCGGATCTTCCTGCGTTCAGACACACAGACACTGTAGATGAAGCGCTGCAACAACTCACCGCAAACATTCACTACAACCAGCATCTCTAA